The following proteins come from a genomic window of Pseudomonas sp. Z8(2022):
- the acs gene encoding acetate--CoA ligase: protein MSAASIYPVRPEVAARTLTDEATYKAMYQQSVVNPEGFWREQGKRIDWIKPYTKVKQTTFDDHHVDIKWYADGTLNVSYNCLDRHLEERGDQVAIIWEGDDPSEHREITYRQLHEEVSKFANALRGQDVHRGDVVTIYMPMIPEAVVAMLACARIGAIHSVVFGGFSPEALAGRIIDCKSKVVITADEGLRGGRKVPLKANVDDALTNPETASVQKIIVVKRTGSDIKWNQHRDIWYEDLMKVAGSVCAPKEMGAEEALFILYTSGSTGKPKGVLHTTGGYLTYASLTHERVFDYRPGEVFWCTADIGWVTGHTYLVYGPLANGATTLMFEGVPNYPDVRRVAQIVDKHKVNILYTAPTAIRAMMAEGKAAVEGADGSSLRLLGSVGEPINPEAWQWYYENVGQSRCPIVDTWWQTETGACLMTPLPGAHGLKPGSAARPFFGVQPALVDNLGNIIEGPAEGNLVIIDSWPGQARTLYGDHDRFVDTYFKTFRGMYFTGDGARRDEDGYWWITGRVDDVLNVSGHRMGTAEVESAMVAHPKVAEAAVVGVPHDIKGQGIYVYVTLNAGEEPTEQLRQELKNWVRKEIGPIATPDVIQWAPGLPKTRSGKIMRRILRKIATAEYDALGDISTLADPGVVQHLIDTHKQMQSACA from the coding sequence ATGAGTGCTGCGTCTATTTACCCTGTGCGTCCCGAGGTGGCCGCGCGGACCCTCACTGACGAGGCCACCTACAAGGCCATGTACCAACAGTCGGTGGTCAACCCCGAGGGTTTCTGGCGTGAGCAGGGCAAGCGCATCGACTGGATCAAACCCTACACCAAGGTCAAGCAGACCACCTTCGACGACCACCACGTCGACATCAAGTGGTACGCCGACGGCACCCTCAACGTCTCCTACAACTGCCTGGACCGCCACCTCGAAGAGCGCGGCGATCAGGTAGCGATCATCTGGGAAGGCGACGATCCTTCCGAGCACCGCGAAATCACCTACCGCCAACTGCACGAAGAGGTGAGCAAGTTCGCCAACGCCCTGCGTGGCCAGGACGTGCACCGTGGTGACGTCGTCACCATCTACATGCCGATGATTCCCGAAGCCGTGGTGGCCATGCTGGCCTGTGCGCGCATCGGCGCCATCCATTCCGTGGTCTTCGGCGGCTTCTCTCCGGAAGCGCTGGCCGGCCGCATCATCGACTGCAAGTCCAAGGTGGTGATCACCGCCGACGAAGGCCTGCGTGGCGGCCGCAAGGTGCCGCTGAAGGCCAACGTTGACGATGCGCTGACCAACCCGGAAACCGCCAGCGTGCAGAAGATCATCGTGGTCAAGCGCACCGGCTCCGACATCAAGTGGAACCAGCATCGCGACATCTGGTACGAAGACCTGATGAAGGTTGCCGGCAGCGTCTGCGCGCCGAAGGAAATGGGCGCCGAAGAGGCGCTGTTCATCCTCTACACCTCCGGCTCCACCGGCAAGCCCAAGGGCGTGCTGCACACCACCGGCGGTTACCTGACCTACGCTTCGCTGACCCACGAGCGCGTGTTCGACTACCGTCCGGGCGAGGTCTTCTGGTGCACCGCCGACATCGGCTGGGTCACCGGCCACACCTACCTCGTCTACGGGCCGCTGGCCAACGGCGCCACCACTCTGATGTTCGAGGGCGTGCCGAACTATCCGGACGTGCGCCGCGTGGCGCAGATCGTCGACAAGCACAAGGTCAACATCCTCTACACCGCCCCGACCGCCATTCGCGCCATGATGGCCGAGGGCAAGGCTGCGGTCGAAGGTGCCGATGGTTCCAGCCTGCGTCTGCTGGGTTCGGTCGGCGAGCCGATCAACCCGGAAGCCTGGCAGTGGTACTACGAGAACGTCGGCCAGAGCCGTTGCCCGATCGTCGACACCTGGTGGCAGACCGAAACCGGAGCCTGCCTGATGACCCCGCTGCCGGGCGCCCATGGCCTGAAGCCGGGCTCCGCCGCACGGCCGTTCTTCGGCGTGCAGCCGGCGCTGGTGGACAACCTGGGTAACATCATCGAAGGCCCTGCCGAGGGCAACCTGGTGATCATCGATTCCTGGCCGGGTCAGGCACGTACCCTGTACGGCGACCACGACCGCTTCGTCGACACCTACTTCAAGACCTTCCGCGGCATGTACTTCACCGGTGACGGTGCGCGTCGTGACGAGGACGGCTACTGGTGGATCACCGGACGCGTGGACGACGTGCTCAACGTTTCCGGCCACCGCATGGGTACCGCCGAAGTGGAAAGCGCCATGGTCGCCCACCCGAAAGTGGCCGAGGCCGCAGTGGTTGGCGTGCCGCACGACATCAAGGGTCAGGGCATCTACGTCTACGTCACCCTGAACGCCGGCGAGGAGCCCACCGAGCAGCTGCGTCAGGAACTGAAGAACTGGGTGCGCAAGGAGATCGGCCCGATCGCCACTCCGGACGTGATCCAGTGGGCGCCGGGCCTGCCCAAGACCCGCTCGGGCAAGATCATGCGCCGTATCCTGCGCAAAATCGCAACCGCCGAATACGATGCACTCGGCGACATCTCCACCCTGGCTGATCCCGGTGTGGTGCAGCACCTCATCGATACTCACAAGCAGATGCAATCCGCCTGCGCCTGA
- a CDS encoding alpha/beta hydrolase → MNKMGSWLAAGALLMMSAGAVMAADVAPVKANNVVLVHGSWADGSSWSEVIARLQAAGLNVTAVQNPLTSVADDVAATQRVLDQQDGPTVLVGHSYAGTVVSEAGVDPKVSALVYVAARAPDANEDFVALSARYPTMPVRAGTQEHDGFVTLKQDAFLKYFASDVPRDKALTLYAVQQPIAKTLFSARTHAAAWHDKPSWYAVSSNDQTINPDLQRFLARRMGASTIELPSSHLSLVSHADEVADLILQAAGRQP, encoded by the coding sequence ATGAACAAGATGGGTAGCTGGCTGGCGGCGGGTGCGCTGCTGATGATGAGTGCCGGGGCAGTGATGGCCGCCGATGTGGCGCCGGTCAAGGCCAACAACGTGGTGCTGGTGCACGGCTCCTGGGCCGATGGCTCCAGCTGGTCGGAGGTGATCGCGCGGCTGCAGGCGGCCGGGCTGAATGTCACCGCGGTGCAGAATCCGCTGACCTCCGTGGCCGATGACGTGGCCGCCACCCAGCGCGTGCTGGACCAGCAGGACGGCCCGACAGTGCTGGTAGGGCATTCCTATGCCGGCACTGTCGTGAGCGAGGCGGGTGTCGATCCCAAGGTCAGTGCGCTGGTCTACGTGGCAGCGCGGGCACCGGACGCCAACGAGGATTTCGTCGCGCTGTCGGCACGCTATCCCACCATGCCGGTACGCGCCGGTACCCAGGAGCACGACGGCTTCGTCACGCTCAAGCAGGACGCCTTCCTCAAGTACTTCGCCAGCGACGTGCCGCGTGACAAGGCCCTGACGCTCTACGCCGTGCAGCAACCCATTGCCAAGACCCTGTTTTCCGCGCGCACCCATGCCGCGGCCTGGCACGACAAGCCGTCCTGGTATGCGGTCTCCAGCAACGACCAGACCATCAATCCGGACCTGCAGCGTTTTCTGGCCAGGCGCATGGGCGCCAGCACCATCGAATTGCCGTCGAGCCACCTGTCGCTGGTTTCCCACGCCGATGAGGTGGCCGATCTGATCCTGCAGGCCGCCGGTCGCCAACCCTGA
- a CDS encoding DUF2790 domain-containing protein: MKNFLFATAMLLAAGSAFAGTPSHAPVIHDKDGFFVHLDVDKVLSTSDVSSSCGVVPAQLRYLDHQGREHVLDYQVLGGGCSDH, encoded by the coding sequence ATGAAAAACTTCCTGTTCGCCACCGCCATGCTGCTCGCCGCTGGTTCCGCCTTTGCTGGCACCCCGTCGCATGCGCCGGTCATCCACGACAAGGACGGCTTCTTTGTCCACCTGGACGTGGACAAGGTACTGTCGACCTCCGACGTGTCCTCGAGCTGCGGCGTGGTGCCGGCGCAGCTACGCTACCTGGACCACCAGGGGCGCGAGCACGTACTGGATTATCAGGTGCTGGGTGGCGGTTGCAGCGACCATTGA